The following proteins are encoded in a genomic region of Bubalus kerabau isolate K-KA32 ecotype Philippines breed swamp buffalo chromosome 13, PCC_UOA_SB_1v2, whole genome shotgun sequence:
- the LOC129625934 gene encoding lipopolysaccharide-binding protein-like — MMARPYYMVVALLFLAEFTRFGEGTPNPGFVARITRKGLEYARQYGVATLKNELSTIELPTLSGSYGIGWLGSVDYVFSGMRIHHFLLQDSQLSLHPGQGIKASLSNNYVSVSGNWEVKKSFITLHGTFDMSVDGISILVSLNLDKDQSGRPTVSVTYCHNSIGHVSIEISGHISWILNLFHERIENNVKTILEQKICKMVNESAAFRLEPYLRTLPVTTMIDQIAGIDYSLVGAPQVTSQGLDTPFKGEFFGRNWNSLVPFDAPPITLPQKHDHMIYFAVSEYVFNRASRVYHQAGQMKFTIQNKHIQNLTKFINHKSAKNWQKQHLRPHCLTSKSMPLTTLVSCFSSGFLLGVLQIPLDFPIQLNTSSFWAIIPQLARLYPNMELELETSPESAPFLTFTPGNVTFMPVMDIQAFVLDEDLRPKSAGRKPLFQIRASTNISITINVNSSRITGSLTTGSELKLELKHSNIGFFNVTLMKSIFNYYALHIVYPSLNAKLEEGIPLPLPRDTYLNSLEFQIHENFLFLGANVDVD; from the exons atgATGGCCAGACCATACTATATGGTAGTGGCCCTACTGTTTCTGGCAGAGTTCACCAGGTTTGGAGAAGGAACACCTAATCCCGGGTTCGTGGCCAGGATCACCAGAAAAGGCCTGGAATATG CCCGTCAATATGGAGTAGCCACCCTGAAGAATGAGCTGTCCACCATCGAGTTGCCTACTTTGTCAGGAAGCTACGGAATTGGTTGGCTTGGAAGCGTGGACTATGTGTTTAGTGG AATGAGGATCCATCACTTCTTACTCCAGGACTCCCAGCTGAGTCTACACCCAGGACAGGGTATCAAAGCCTCCTTGTCCAATAACTACGTATCTGTCAGTGGGAACTGGGAGGTGAAAAAGTCTTTCAT CACCTTACATGGTACGTTTGATATGAGTGTGGATGGCATTTCCATCTTGGTTTCTCTGAACTTGGACAAGGACCAGTCTGGGCGACCCACTGTCTCCGTGACCTACTGCCACAACTCCATCGGCCATGTCAGCATTGAAATTTCTGGACACATAAG CTGGATCCTGAACCTCTTCCatgaaagaattgaaaacaatGTCAAAACCATCTTGGAACAAAAG ATCTGCAAAATGGTCAACGAGTCAGCAGCCTTCCGCCTGGAGCCCTATCTCCGCACTCTGCCAG TCACCACAATGATTGACCAGATTGCCGGCATTGACTACAGTTTAGTAGGAGCTCCCCAGGTGACCTCCCAAGGCCTGGATACACCCTTCAAG GGTGAATTCTTCGGCAGAAACTGGAACTCCTTAGTCCCCTTCGATGCTCCACCCATCACGCTGCCCCAGAAACACGACCACATGATCTACTTTGCCGTCTCCGAATATGTCTTCAACAGGGCCAGCAGGGTTTACCATCAGGCCGGGCAGATGAAATTCACCATCCAAAATAAGCAT ATACAGAACCTAACGAAGTTTATCAACCATAAGTCAGCCAAAAACTGGCAGAAGCAGCATCTGAGGCCCCATTGCCTGACCTCCAAGTCCATGCCTCTAACTACTCTGGTGTCCTGCTTCTCAAGTGGCTTCCtgcttggtgtgctgcagattCCCTTGGACTTCCCAATCCAGCTGAATACCAGCTCATTCTGGGCCATTATTCCTCAG CTGGCCAGGTTGTATCCTAATATGGAACTAGAGCTTGAGACATCACCTGAATCAGCTCCATTCCTGACATTCACTCCCGGAAATGTAACGTTCATGCCAGTGATGGACATCCAGGCCTTCGTTCTGGATGAAGACTTGCGGCCAAAGTCTGCTGGCCGCAAGCCCCTCTTCCAAATCAGGGCG AGTACCAACATCTCCATCACCATCAATGTGAACTCCAGCAGGATCACTGGTTCCTTGACCACAGGGAG TGAGCTGAAATTGGAACTGAAGCACTCCAACATCGGTTTCTTCAAT gTGACTTTGATGAAATCCATCTTCAATTACTATGCACTCCACATTGTATACCCCTCTCTCAATG CAAAGCTTGAGGAGGGCATCCCACTCCCTCTGCCAAGGGACACCTACCTCAACAGCTTGGAGTTCCAAATCCACGAG AACTTCTTGTTCTTAGGGGCCAATGTTGATGTTGATTAG